The Burkholderiales bacterium DNA window TTTTGTGGCGCGCGACGCAGAGCACGAGGTGGTGCAGAATCTTCACCGCCGGAGCTGCGCGCTCGGGCTTGACGCGTGCAACGTGCATCGTGATATCGCCCGCCGCATCCAGCCTCGGGAATACGTCGTCGCCGACAAAAAGCTCGCCGGTTTCGTCGACCCAGTTTTCGCTGAAAGCGGACTGCACGGCATGGACGATCGGCCCGCGCAGCCGCACGCTGATGTCGCGGAAGTGTTCCTTATCCTGCGCTTGGCCGAGCCAGGTATCGACGATGCAGTGCCCCCCCGCGAGCGCGACACGACCGTCCAACACAGCGAGCTTGCGGTGGTCGCGCCGGTTGAGAACGCCGATGTTCCGTAAACGCGGAGCGTGATAGCGCGCGACCTTGCACCCGGCTTCCTCAAGCTTATGGCAAGCTGCCTCGCCCATTTTCTTGCAACCACTGGCATCGAGGAGCACGCGCACCTTGACGCCGGCGCGAGCGCGCTCCGCCAGTGTTTCGGCGAGCCGGTCGCCCAGTTTTCCTTCCTGCCAAAGGTAGGTCTCGAAGTGGACCGAGCGACGGGCGCTGGCGATCTCCTCGAATAGCGCGTCGAAGTAGGCGCCATTCTCGAAAATCTCGACTGTGTTGCCCTCTACGCGAGTGCTATGCGTAAGCCCGCTGAGCGACGGAATCAGTTCGTCGAGCGGCTGACCGCACTCGACATCGAGCTTCGGGTCGCGGTGGCGCTTGACCGACCAGATCACCAGCGCGAGCATGATAACAACCACCAGCAGCGCCAGCGCCAGGCTTGCGGGCAGCGTGATCTTCGCCGACAGCAGCGAATCAAGCACGGGCGATTCTCAGCACCTTACCGTCACGTCGAGGTAAGCCCCCACCGGAATACCCAAAGGGTTGTTGAAAAAAGCCGTGACGTGTCATTGCGAGGAGCTTTTTTTGCGACGAGGCAATCTCTAGCTCTCGATACTACTAAAGGCGAGATTGCTTCCCCCGGATCAAGTCCGGGGCTAAAGGTTGCTCGCAATGACGGTTTTTGAGCTTTTTCAACAAACCCCTAAGACACTAGCCCAGCTTGCCCTTCGCCGCCAAGACCAAATCTTCACAACATCCCGAAACGTAGAAGCGCAAATCATCAAAGCTGCGTCCTTCGCAAACGATTTCAGCAACGCGGCCGTGCTCGTCGCAGCGGACGGAGCACACGAGCTTTTCGATCGAAAGCCTGGCCCACATCAAAGCATCCTGCTCGAGCTCCGCGATGATGTCCTCATGCAGCGTTTCCCGGTTTACGGCGTTTGGCATTGCACAACCTCCTGAAAAAAGCGCTCAAAAACAGGATCGAGCAAAGCGCTATAGGTAGTATAGCGCTTATTCCATTGCTACTAGATAATGTGTAATTTGTTGTTTACATCGCCAGCGCGCCAGCGTACAGTGAAGGGCAAGAACTCTCCCCGGCGCGGGCATGGCGGATGACGCAAACTTATAGCTTCTCACCCTCGTTCAGCGCTCCCTGGCACCTTCCCCGCCTGCGATGCAGTGTATTCTCTGCACCTCGCTCCACACCTCGCCCTGCGCCGCTTTTGCTTCCTCCGCGTCCGCTTCCTCCGCGCCGTTCAGTTGTTCGATGAATAGCCCAACGTCTCAGGTTACTTTAACTGCTGCGTCTGCCAAGGCTGCTGAAAAATCCGCGATCGGCAAGGCCTACGAAATCAAGGGTTCGATGTTCGGCCTTTTGGCGCTGCGTCTGAAGTGCACGGACGTCGAGGCGATTGGCGCTCAGCTCGGCAAGCAACTGGAGACCTTGCGCGATTTCCTGGGCGACCCGCTGGTGCTCGATCTTAAAAACGTTCCAGGGAACGATGGCGCGCCCGATTTCCCGACGATACTGGCGATGATGCGCGAACTCGGCCTCACCGTGATCGGCGTTTGCAACGGCAACGAAGCGCAGCACCAGGCAGCACGGGAGGCTGGGCTGCCGGCGCTGAAAAGCGGGGGCGCATCAAGCCGGCCGACGCGCGCCTTGAAGTCGGTTTCAGAGGCGAATCTCCAGAAAGATACGGATGCCGCAGCGGAGGCGGCGTCGGAGGAAACTGCCCAGGAACCTTCCGAAACGCGCGCCGGACCGCAGCCCGCCACGGAGCTTTCGGAAGAAACGCCGGCGCCGCCCGCCTCTACCCCAGCCACGGTCCAGATTGTTCATACGCCGGTTCGCACCGGTCAGCGCGTGTTCGCAGCGCACGGCGATC harbors:
- the minC gene encoding septum site-determining protein MinC; protein product: MNSPTSQVTLTAASAKAAEKSAIGKAYEIKGSMFGLLALRLKCTDVEAIGAQLGKQLETLRDFLGDPLVLDLKNVPGNDGAPDFPTILAMMRELGLTVIGVCNGNEAQHQAAREAGLPALKSGGASSRPTRALKSVSEANLQKDTDAAAEAASEETAQEPSETRAGPQPATELSEETPAPPASTPATVQIVHTPVRTGQRVFAAHGDLTLLAGVNAGAEVMAAGSIHVYGPLRGRALAGLKGDTEARIFTLSMEAELVSIAGCFRVFESALGPDIQGRPAQIYLDGERIVIAPLD